From one Gemmobacter sp. genomic stretch:
- a CDS encoding P-II family nitrogen regulator encodes MKKIEAIIKPFKLDEVKEALQDVGIQGLSVIEVKGFGRQKGHTELYRGAEYVVDFLPKVKIEVVLTDDMVDAAIEAIISAARTDKIGDGKIFVSPVEQVIRIRTGETGEDAV; translated from the coding sequence ATGAAGAAGATCGAGGCGATCATCAAGCCCTTCAAGCTCGACGAGGTCAAAGAGGCGCTCCAGGATGTCGGCATCCAGGGCCTTTCGGTGATCGAGGTCAAGGGCTTTGGCCGCCAGAAGGGGCATACCGAACTGTATCGCGGCGCCGAATATGTCGTCGACTTCCTGCCCAAGGTGAAGATCGAGGTGGTGCTGACCGACGACATGGTCGATGCCGCGATCGAGGCGATCATCTCGGCCGCCCGCACCGACAAGATCGGCGACGGCAAGATCTTCGTCAGCCCCGTCGAACAGGTCATCCGCATCCGCACAGGCGAAACCGGCGAGGATGCCGTCTGA